In the Pseudorca crassidens isolate mPseCra1 chromosome 21, mPseCra1.hap1, whole genome shotgun sequence genome, TGAGGGCCAGCCTTCACTCTCAATACCCCTGGGTCCCCCGAAGTTCAGGGCCCGCGAGATGACGTCAGGCCCAAAATGctatcttgtctttttttttttttgcggtacgcgggcctctcactgttgcggcctctcccgttgcggagcacaggctccggacgcgcaggctcagcggccgcggctcacgggcccagccgctccgcggcatgtgggaccttcccggaccggggcacgaacctgtgtcccctgcatcggcaggcggactctcaacccctgcgccaccagggaagcccctagcttgCCCATTTTGAGGAAAGGGCAAAAACTAAGGATCCTGCCTCGGGCACAAGAATAATACACGGAGAGATGAAGTCATGGCTCCTTCCATGTCCACAGCACGCTTCTACTCTGAAAACCAGCCCCCACAAACCCCcaaacctttctttttaaaagtctggtGTAAGGTGCTAATTCTCTCTTGTCTATGGTAAGGGAAGATCGGAAACAgcgttttctccacatctttatccctttgttgatgttgttttttttcacatctttatgggagtataattgctttacaatggtgtgttactttctgctttataacaaaatgaatcagctatacgtatacatatatcctcatatcccttTGGTCTAATGCAGGAGGCAGGCACCAGGGTAAAGGAAGTTCGAGGGCCTATCCTGCCCTCCAGCCCAGCTATTCCTGCAGGGAAGTAACCCTGTTCTTTCTTCCTCACGTTTCATAGGTTCTCCGCCTACACTCCTCACGTGGGAGGATTTTGCAGAGCCCTGCGGAAGGGAAACATTCTTCCCGTGGTGGGAGCGGTCCTGACCGTGAGCATGCGGACTCACTTCTCCTCCCCCGCATCCGGCGGATCCTCTCCCGGTTGATATCAAGTCCTGCGCCCCCCAGAACCCCAGCCTTTCCTTCCTTGAGCCTTTGGGAACCTTCATTGTCTGGCGGATGATTCGCCAGCATGATCTGTTTGTGTTTGGGCTCAGAAACACTAAAATCTCCTATTTCTAGCAACCGGACCTAATCAGTTGTGCTTGTATGACACAGAGTGAATGTTTCCATTTAGCATAGAAATTCCAGGAgatgttttgttttatgtatttaggtcaTTTATAGTCTCTGGAATGCACCCCTTTTTGTTGAAATCCTAGAGCAGATGGAAAGGTAGCAAGGCCtgaattttctgaataaattttcCTCCTGAAAAAGACTGAGAATGATTATTAAGGTTTTTAAGAGAGAGGGCAAACCTTAAAATAAGCCAATTATAAAGAATAGGAAAGTAGAGAAATTAGAGTGAAAAAGTGTGAATAACCCAAGGGAGAGGATACTGTTTTAAGTTGTTTGTAAATGGAGAACCAGTCATCTGGGTTCAGGGCCATCCAGGGAAACACGATGGATACATTTAGACCTTTTCAGAAGAGGCCATCCTTTTACACTGTGTTTCCGTTTACTGACTCAGAAACATCAAATACACTCTGTGGTTACAACAATCATAGAAATTAAATACGTTTTCCTACAAAATAAGTGTGTTCAACAGTGCTTTACTCCAGTATTTATTTCACTATATTTCTTTAATCTCGTATCAAATACAGGCGGTCCTCGACCTAACAGTTTTTTGACTTTACCATCGTGGGCCAGGCTGAGCTCTGATGTTCTGTGGGgaaggtgtattaaatgcattttcaacatACGGTATTTTCAACTTAAGGTGGGTTGATCAGGAGGTAACCTCATACTAAGTATAGGAAGAtctgtagtatttttttcttttgtctttgtctttgtggaaTGTTATCCTTGCACCTTTACAGACATATATATTATAAGATTTGGATTAGAGGACCTTCAAGGTATAATTTTCCATCTGCACCATCCTACTCTCACTGCCCGTGATACAGtgatttgaaaaccactggtaaACAAAGCTAGGGCAATTGAGTCATATCCTCCCATTATCTCCCATTATAAAATCAAATACTAactagaagaggaaaaaaagtgctTTATTCCAGGGATAAACATCCCACTTTAATATATTAACaaatatgatatatttaaattagaaCACATCTTTGATAAGACAATTGTACTCAAGGTACAAGGTACCAGCATACTAAAATTTTCAAGTgtcaacttttattttaatattttacttctcTTATTGGCACAAGATCAATTAAGAGGGATGCCCTGCATTACTCTTATACTCCAAGATGACCTCTAGCTCAGGGAAAATGCTAGTAGAAAACTGTTTTATAAAAGCAGTTTTAATACATAATTATACTTAATAGGGTTCCTCTATAATAAAACAACAGTTAAATGCATATTCTTCTGAGGATACTACAAATTTATTAAACTGAGATATTTTGGAAAACAGACTAAGTTAAAAGTCTCTACCCACATAgaagacattttttaaacaaacatgcTACAGCCTTATTTCTACTTTCGAaaatctaaaatgattttttaaaaatgcaaatcttagTAACTTTGGGGTTACATACAATAATAGTTTATTTCCCATGGGTCTCTGAAAGTCAAACAAGAACTAAGTTACTAGGCCCCTGGGTCgtcaaaatattttatcaaaatttgataaatttataatataaaactcatcaaaatattttcttctagtttacaCAGTGTTATAAGTATCTTGATTATCTTATTTCTAAATCCATAATAAACTCAAATATAGTCTAAATTACAAAGAAGGcacaaaggctttttaaaaatttttatttaattttttaggttATGTTTTACATCGCACTCAAGTACAGTTAAGCAGAAGAGAATACACCCCTTTAGGGGACACCGCTACACTAATACCTTCTGGCGTACCGCATTCCCTTGCAGTACAGTCTATGCAGAACCCTTGCTTTGTGTAAGAAGGGTTAGGAACACCACAATGAAGGTCCACAGATAGCGTACATTTTCTGAGTTTTCTACATTTGCTAAGTGATACCCCCTTGCCCCTTTCTTTGAAAACCCCACAAGTTAAggcatttttcttcttctattttctaCAGCCTTGGACTGCCCTGACCCCTGAAGTGTGACCCGGGGCCTCTTTATCAACTAGATATGAAGTTCATTTTCCTGGGTCCAGGTATCACCAGCTATCAGCAGTCTCTGAACTGGGGGAAGGCTGGAGTGATACGTGTAAAGGCACAGAAGGGAAACCTTGAGAGGCCACCCTTGAGAAGGAGAGGGTCTTCAGATGGTTTGAGCAGGTGTGTAATGTTCCAAAGTTCTCAGGGTGAGAGGGCAGTAGCGACCATTTTAGTCCTACCAGTTTCTGAAATAGGTCCATTTAAAGCGGTGAAGTGACCAGTGGGATCTTTGCAGGGAAGGGGCAATTTATCCTTTCTTTACGGAATTAATCATTACAATGACAAGTGTACATCTAACAGGGTGCGTTTCCTGAATGAGAGTCAACTTTATTTCAAAAAGGTTATGACTTACTCTTTTCTAAACCATACTCCTATTTcgtattaatataaaaaatacagagaTAGTCAATTACAGAGgccaaaatttaaaagctaacacattatttgaaaaatatagacctttaaaaatataatatacaaatacttTTAGTAAGGGttcacatttttctgtttcattctaaaaatgaaatggtgaatttctcattttttcctaaaTCAACAAAGGGATATATGGGAATAGCTAGtaatatatagatattttaaacATACTATAGttcaaaaacagtaaaaatgcataaaacaatAGTAGGTACTAGTCCACTTTAACTAAAATTGCTATTTCACCTCTTCTCTGGGGtgttctcatatctctttccCCTATCTTTAGCATATTTTAGTATGAAATACACACTATGCAGATGAAATAGAAATTTTtgattttcaaacatttagaattattttactgCCTTATCGATACTGTAAGAAATTCTGCAGTAATGTTGGCAGCTGGAGCTGTGGGATAAGGTGTAATCTTGGTCTTCCAATGTAGTTTCTGATACAGAGTCTGCAAAGTTGGCACAGAGAGCTTGGGGTAGCTGCAAAAGACATGAAAGTATTTGTTCATTAAAATCAAAGTGGAGTTTTCTATGTTGTAACATACATGAAATCAAACCACAAAACTACAGTGCTTTGCAGTAAACTAGGGGAGCACGGCCATTATCCCAGGAAAATTTATACAAGCACTTGTAATGCTTTTATTTATAACACTTTATTATAATTGAGGTATAGTCTATGCCCATGCATGTTCTTTAAAACATTATAATCTTCAGGCTTATGAAATTATTGTTGCATGTCAACCTTCACAAAAACTTCTGCTTTTAGAAGGAGATATAAATCAAAAGCCCCAAGAAGTGTTATGCACTAAAaggggaattttttaaatttttttttctcagattagGTTTACTATTTAAGACATAGCAAGTTTTACTACAGTGTCTGGACCAGGCTTTAGAATTTCTGTTTTAGAACAGAAAGACTTCATGATTATGTTTCTATAACACGTTATAGATAATGCATGCCCTTATAAAATGGGGcatgtttccaaatatttattaaaatattaaacagaatTACATATTGTTTATTGTCAAAAGAAACACTATGTTTAACTTAACCAAATGAACATAGAATCTAGGTAAGATGAGCACAAAGGAAATCAAGATGATCCCTTCTTTACAGGTGGAGCCCAAGGTCAAAAATTAccttctttcaaaaaatattccaAATGTTATgccattgttattttatttttattttttgcggtacgcgggcctctcactgctgtggcctctcccgctgcggagcacaggctccggacgcgcaggctcagcggccatggctcacgggcgcagccgctccgcggcatgtgggatcctcccggaccggggcacgaacccgtgtcccctgcatcggcaggcggactctcaaccactgcgccaccagggaagcccccattattTTACATGCCAACAAAAAGTCTTTAAATTTCATCTACTTCAGGCAAACAAAACTTTTTTAATGCCCACATGGGTTCTTCTTACCTTCATGCTGAAGCAGTAATCTTTCCACCAAACTGCTAGAGGTCGCTACGTCGACAGGTCTCAGAAGCTCTGTGTTTCTGGCATTGACGTCCGCTCCAAATTCTAGCAGTAAGTTTACAATTTCTGTACAGGACTGTTGAGCAGCAGCGTGTAATGGGGTATCCCAATATTTGCCTTTTTGTACGTCAGCGCCTACATGGAAATGAGGAATGATGGTAGATACAAACAGAGTTAGTTAGATGAGTCACTTAACCTCACCAAGGCGAGGCAGGTGTGTCAGCCACAAAGAGGGCCTCAACTCTTTCTGCAAGGAGTTCTTtctttatgtataatatacataaacaTGCATATTTCATCTTAAAATGTGATACAGCTGGTTGCAGAATGCACACTTCTGTTAGATTCGCTAACATTTTTCTCTGTGCTTGAAAGAtctcataataaaaaaattttttttttaattttaaacagttCCCAAAGGAGTCATATTAATTAGTATTACAAAGAGCGCACAATTAGACTGACTCATATCCCTTTTCATCATCATGGATAGTTTTTAGGATTATTCAAGAGCTTATTGctcttattcttttcatttattttaaggcAATAAAGTACTTTGGTTTCTTGGAAAACTCATGAATCTAGATAGGTGAGCTCTTTGGGTAAAATGTATATAGATTTTCTCCTTACTTCTCACTCATGTagtttaattcaataaatatataaggGCACTGAGCCTCTTAAACGGAAAGGCACACTATATTTCTGCGTGCCAAGCaagtttttaaatgcttatattaaaataCTCTTACAAGTTAAATTATCTATTACATAGTTGTTTTATCTTAGTGCAAGCCCCTGGTACACGGGGGTCATCATGTGCAATGAATACATACTGTTTAATACTGTAAACAATAATAATCCCATTTTCCAGGACATAAATAGTTACAACACCAAGACATGTCTATTAATAAAAATCCATCAAGTCCTTCTCATTTCTGTTGTCCGATACCATCGGTAAAACCAATGATGCTTATGAGAAGCAGTATATTTTAATAGTCCCTTTACGGCCCTCTTGCTACTGTCAAGTTTCAATAAATGtaattgttttcaatattttcaaatcaaatgtaaaacagttagtGGAAAAATGATATTCCATAGCAAAATCTCCATAGAGAAAGCATAAACTCTGTTGGTTATATCAGTTTTATGGCAGAACAGAGCCTGAGAATAACAATCGATCCACAGTTACTAACAATACTTTTCCAGGTTTTTTTAACctaatagaaaatatttggaaaagaatattgcTAGCAAAGTAAAAGAAGGTGATAAAGAATAAACTCTTCTGTTATACAAATGTATGGGAGAATATAACCAGAAAATAACCATCTGTCAGCCGTTATTAGCAGAACTCACGTTTAAGACTCTTACTAGATGTAAAGGGATGCAGACGCTGCTTGAAGAAGTTTATAATTTTGCCAAGATGATGTGAGTAACGCAGAAAGGGATTACTAAAAATATATGTCCGTATATATCAGAGGCCAAATGAGTGTCATAGACAATAAAAACCATAGAAATCCGCttactaattttatatatatttgaagcaCCTGCCACGTGAGAGGCATTGTGCTACGGAAAAGAGATGACgcgaaaaaaaagacataatttatATCCTAAAAGGGCTCCCAGTTCTATAGTGGGAGAGATCACTATGGTCTCAAAAGATTAGGAGTAGTTTCTCAGGGGCTAAAGCTGAACCTTGAGGAATTGGTTTGTTTCAAGTAAGTGAAGAGGGATTAAGTCTTTTCAGGTAGGTTACAAAGTCTGGGAAAGTCTTGGAAGAAAAGGTATCTAATCAGTTATAATCCCTAACATTTCTTTTGATGGGTTTGTTCACAGAGATAAACATACTTGGCACCATTATATTCACCCTTGAGGATTTTAATTTTATGACCTTTTATATGGCTTTTGGAGTTTTGAGGTGGAgttaccataaatgaggttctttttATGGGTTTTATAGTTATATGTGAGAATGCTTAGAATAAGAACATTTTTAGCCATGcgatgtaatttttaaagatgcTTATTTACAGAAATCAATAGGGAGCTGAATAATTGCTTGTGTGTACGAACAGAATGGAAGATGTTGTACAGAAAATTACCAGCGTAAAGAAGCTTCCGGATGCAGTGGAACTGCTGAGACATAGAAGCTACATACAGAGGGGTTCCCAGATGAGGAATGTCTTGATCAACATCTATGCCCCAGGATATGAGGATTTCCAGACATTCGTGGTGACCTGCCAACACAAAGTACAGGTGAGTTTATGTTTCCTGAATACCTGTTCCCCCCGCAAAACGTACACCTCCACCTAGGTTTCTCCCTGCAGTTATTCGCTATAAACAGGGCACCGCATGTTGCCAAAGGAGCTTTCTCCCCTTGTCACTTAAGCTGGGGTCACGGGTACCTTTGCTGGCGGCCTCGTGTGTAGGGGAAGGAAGACAGGACTCCTGCTGGGGTTTGGCACCATATTCCAGAAGCAGTTCTGTGCAGCTGGGGCTGCCTTGTGAGCACGCATTGAACAACGGGGTCACACCGTCTATGGTGATCGCATTTACCTAAACCAAACCAGAGCTCTGAGGATGAGAGTCACAGAATCACACGGCACTCGCTGTCACGCATTTAAAAACAGGCACGCGACCTGGGAACAGATCATCGAGAACACGTGGCCCGTGAAGATGACAAAGGCTGTTCAGCTCACACATATCCATGAGCAAAGCTTAAACACTACGAGGATAAATAGAAATACGATGTGGTAGGTAATCCACAGGAGTGGGCGCGCAACTAGGGGactcatgagaaagaaaacaccCGAGGATCAAATACACAAAAATGGAttcagcgcttccctggtggcgcagtggttgagagtccgcctgccgatgcaggggacgcgggttcgtgccccggtccgggaagatcccagatgccgcggagcagctgggcccgtgagccatggccgctgagcctgcgcgtccggagcctgtgctccgcagcaggagaggccgcaacagggagaggcccgcgtaccgcaaaaaaaaaaaaaaaaaaaaaaaaggattcaatGATTAGGTACTCtgtaattaggaaaaaaaggtacaaatgtaATAGTGATGACAGTTGTGGTGGAGCCATTTTGCTCATGGCAGTTGAAATTGGAAATTCCATTTCTGAGAATTTATCTTAAAACGATCATTGAAAAGATGAGCAAACATTACAGGCATAACGATGTTCATCTACGGCTATTTCGAATCTCGAAAGCAGCCAATAGCCTGAAGAACACTCCGTATCACGCAGCACGCTACCCATTCCTCTGCAATGACTGGAAAGCCCGCTTAGAGGGCAAGGGGGCGATTTGAGAGCTTTATTTTTGTTCTCCTATTTTTTGAAAACTacgaagaaggaaagagaagcaaaTTGAGCACTTTGCTTGATTCTCTCAGCCGGGTGATGTGGAAACGGCTAACGCTTCTCAGAGGCACTTACGTTGGCTCCAGCTTGCAGAAGTGTCCTGGCACAGGCCACGTGATCTCCAAGGCAGGCCTCGTGTAGCGGGGTGACGTGGTCTATGGTTACTGCATTGACATTATAGCCCTAAATGTGACATCAATAATTTTGAAATGTGAGCAGAACGTCAGAAAACATCCTCTCTCTAATTGTCATTAGAGGGCGATATCAAAGATCAGAGAATTGCAGGCACGTCAGGTTTTAGTTAGGAGGAACGGCCAGTTCAAATGCCCACAGCCAGTCGGCTGTCAGATCCCCTGAGTCAAACTGTTGTGACCATCCTATCTGCACCCCACGCTGCCTTACGTAGTGTGCCCAAAGGATTCTGAATGTTTTCTCTAAGTTCTGCTtccttaatgtttttttttttttgtctttatgaaTTGTTTTGGCTGCTATTgctattttgtcttttgttttgtagAACTGAAGACTGTTTCTAGGCTGGAtcgcctgttttttttttttttggatcgcCTGTTTTGATGGGGATATAAAATTTCAGGTCAGCCTAGACTGGGGTAAAAATAAATTGTCTTAAGTTGCTCCATGAATTTTTGTCACTAAATAGGTACGACTACGTAGGGGAGAAAAACCTTTTTtctactcttctaggttcttttggctggtctaataatcaaactgacataAGACcaatgaacagaaggaaaacaagtTTAATTTCCTACGTATGGAGGCCCCATAGGTATAGGACCTAGAAGTTGTCTGATGTAGGCTGTTTACGTAATTTTATAAACATAGAATCAATTGTTTGTGAAGATTTGACGAGACAAAAGGATTTGGGCTTTTGGAGTAGCAACTTAAAAGTAAGTAAAGTTTGTTTATACAGCTTCCTCCACCCCAAGTTCACCTTCTCTGGTGACAAGGATGCCCAGCATGGGGAGGATACCTCCCCTGGGAGCTTTGTTTCCCGATTTCAGGGGGACAAAGGAGAGGCAGAGTGTCCCTCTTTATACTGGCTGTTTCTCATATagctttaattcaaaataatgaatatGCTATCTGGGTGTATTTTGGGGCAGACTGCTCTGAACCCCATCAACGAGATTGTATGTTAGTGGTTAAGAGGTCTGAATACAGAGTCAGTTAGATGTGCGTTTGAAGCTCCACAATgcagtaattattttaatttggacAACTACTCTAACGGCTAAATTTTAGGGTtaccatgaggattaaatgagatgatatatgcAAAGCAATAATGATTACAATGCCCAGCATATAAgaaatgtttgattttattttattattcaatgAAAACTAAGTATataggaaacattttattttattttattattcaatgAAAACTAAGTacaccttaaaatatttttattccaattAAACTAACGATATCAgactaaaataatcaaatattgcTAGGATATGAGATTCCTAGCCTTCTTGCTATTTTTGGTAATCCATTGTCTATTGACAATCGTTCTAAGCAATATAATAGGAAGATTTTCATGGCCAAACCCCCGTAACATCTTATAGATTACCATGCTCTGTGATAATACCAGAATGGACACGAAGAATCTTAAAatgaaggcaagaaaataaatatcaccCCAAATCTCTGTCACTAGCAAGTGGCACTTTTTAAGATCCCTTAAATTATCCTTTGGGGTGTTTTGAATCGGCTAGCCCGCAGCCAGACTTGGAGAGCTCATTCCCCGCTGCTGCCCACTAAGGTGACCCGTGACAGAAGCCTCTGTGAAGGTCAAGATTCCGCCTCACAAAGCCTGGCTGGGGGCATCCTCTGACTCCTCTCGGCTGGCCTATCCATGGACATGAGCTACGTGTTGAGAAATATCCTAAGATTCCTCTCCTCTCCAAGAACTGCACGACCCTTTCAGGGAGGTTACCCTTTAGAAGTGAGTGACGTTTTTGcagtttttattgtatttttcatcaagTGATGAGCAAACAACATAGTCACAGGGTTATCCCAGAACTGGAAGGTCACAGGGGGTACCTGCATCCTCACTGTACAGGTGAGAAAAAGAAGGCTCAGACAGGTTGTGATTCACCTCAGGTGCCAGCCTGGAATCCAAGTGCTCCAAGCCCCCGGCAACGCTGCTTAAAGTGGGTGACAGCCCTTCCTTCCCTTGGAGTCATCCGAGAAAATTCCTGTCTGCCTGATACTGGGAAGCACCAGGGCAAGGACTTCCAGATCTGGGTGTGCATTTAAATCATGCTGGCCAAGGCACAGTCCCTTCTACTTCAATAAGGAATCTGTGCTTTTCAGTTTTTCCTCAGGTGAGTCTGATGCACAGACAGGTGTAAAAATGATTGTTTTGTAGCTTTCATAGGCAAATCCCTGTAACATACTACAGATCACCATAATGTAAAAAAGACTGCTTAGGCATCCGGTCTGATCACCTCCTCTTGGATGTTTTATGACTGAACTAAGGCTGCAATTAGCTGTACACGTTGTGCTGAGTTAAGCATATTACAAATGTGTAATGAATAATACATACCTCCAAGTACTTCCTGCTTAAATATGACTATCAATGAACAAATATACGGTATGAGAAATCTGAAACAGTAAGACCTAAGACTACaccaaaatattgaaaaagaagtttTGGAGATAAGTGAGAAACTGTGAACTTGGCTAATAATATGAGTTAAAAAGACTAGTCAAATTTATTaagcaattttattattttgagttgAGTACTATTGGCAACGAACGTTCATGCGCTCATGGGACGAGGGCATATTTTAAACTACACGTTATATTTTACCTGCGATAATAATGTTCTCAGAGCAAGAAGACGACCTTGACTTGCTGCTTCATGAAGTGGTGACCGATCTGCCCAGGAACCTGccggaaaagaaagaaaacaaaaatctgtgaGTCAGAGTAAACCCTGAGAGATACAGTTAATTCACGCGGAAGAGGCATTATTGAGGCTCCATGTTCAGTGAAGTGACCAGGATGACTCACCACGTCCCAGAAATTCCATGCTGATCTAAGGGACCCCGATGGGCAGTTTCCAAACCCAGAGGGCTGTGATGCATGTTCTGGAATAGGCCTAACCCAGACCTACTGTACCTTTTGCATTACCCTCCAAAGAAGAGAAGGATTAAAGTCACTAGATCTGCCCAGAAGCCCCCGTTTCATGGTTTTTCAGGcagaccccagaaaaacaactttttGCACCATCAGCAGGAACGGCAGCGGGCACACcgacctctccccacccctgcccaccctgctgtccccctgctctctgcaccccGACGGTAGCCTGCCCTCGGTGTGAGGGGCTGCAAGTGTCTCAAGGAGCTGAGCTCCAAGTCCTGAAACTGCAATTCGCCAGGCGGGTCCCAGAAAGGGGGTGTCACAAGCTGGGAGGGGCAGACTGTCGCTGGGGTTTtggtttaactttttattttatattggagtgtagtttcaggtgtgcagcaaagtgactcagttatacgtatacatgtatctcttctctttcgaattcttttcccatttaggctgTTACGTAATAGTGAgccgagttccctgtgctatacaatgggtccttgttggttacccatGTTAAATACAgcggtgtgtacatgtcagtcccaaactccccaAAGATCCCTCTCCGCCACCcttctccctggtaaccataagttcgttctctgagtctgttttgtaaataagttcatttgtatcagttttttgaGATTCcgcatataactgatatcatacgatatttctcatCAGTGTCTGAAATGGTGCTGAGAGCACCAAGGGCTTGCTCGGGGTCACTGATTCTCCTTGTGCCAGCAGTGGATGGATGGAGGTACCAAAGCCTCCAACCGTGTGCCCTGGTGGATAAAGCCCTGACCTGTCATGTGCCCCGTGAGTGACCCCTCTTCTGACAGGCCTTTGGCCCCTCCCCATTAGGAAAATCAGTGCCCTCCCATGTAGAagcccccttttccttctctcccaggcCCCTCTCAGCACCCAGCCAGCACCTGCCCATCCATCACCTgcccctcccatccctcccccgCTGTGGTCCACCCAGGTGACTTTATAAGATACTGGGTTGGTGCACAGTGattttcttgtaggcaagaccaGCATTGTCAGTTTTATTTAACGGACATGAGAGATCACCTTAGAGTGATTAAACACACAGACTATGCCAATCAGAAAAATACTCACTTACAGGGTATCATCGGCTGATAAAGTAAAGCAATGCTGCCAAGACAGAACGTCTTCCCGATGTAATGTGACGGCTTGCGAATACCTGTCTCCTTGTCTACTACCCTTTTTGTGGGTCCATAGGatgcaataaatataaataattaaaaaaataaactgctgATCAGTCCTAGTGCGATTTAAATAAAGTCACTTAGCTGTTGGTCAGAAACATAAATTTCATGAAAAGCATGTGTAAAGCTTGCTTATATAGGTCAGGAAACCACTTCATTATTCCTACACTTCGTATCTTTGAAGATGCCCAGACATATACCTATGCTTCTGTATGATGGTCTTACAGTAGAACTTTGCCACAAGTGAGGTCCAAACAGCTCCACTGGCTAAAACGTGGGACAGATATCACAAGGTTAATGAAATGACCCAGTGAACCCAGCATAGAGGGCAGAAGTCAACTGACAACCATCAGTCTTTTTATATCCCATGATATTATGGGGGATTATTGAAAATACgaatctttcttttccttacgGCTAATTTTCGAGTGACGGAAATCACAGCTGACGTTGAATAGTGTTTACTACATGTGTGATACTGGTCTAAGCAGTGTGTATGAATCTCATTTCGTTCTCACAGCTCTTTGAGGtacattaattaataataatgtattaataaataattaatatttctgttttaaagttgAGGAAATGAGAGctgtagaagaaatgaaaacatttaaaacgaGTCACATAGTCTAACTGCAGAGCTGATGCTCCTATAGTTCCAACTGCACTGCCGTTGTTTCGCCTTCCCATCAAGCAGTATTTCCTGCTTGCCCAGAAGATTAATAAAGCCAACG is a window encoding:
- the ASB5 gene encoding ankyrin repeat and SOCS box protein 5 isoform X1, which translates into the protein MSVVEESRPFAQQLSNVYFTILSLFCFKLFVKISLAILSHFYIVKGNRKEAARIAAEFYGVTQGQGSWADRSPLHEAASQGRLLALRTLLSQGYNVNAVTIDHVTPLHEACLGDHVACARTLLQAGANVNAITIDGVTPLFNACSQGSPSCTELLLEYGAKPQQESCLPSPTHEAASKGHHECLEILISWGIDVDQDIPHLGTPLYVASMSQQFHCIRKLLYAGADVQKGKYWDTPLHAAAQQSCTEIVNLLLEFGADVNARNTELLRPVDVATSSSLVERLLLQHEATPSSLCQLCRLCIRNYIGRPRLHLIPQLQLPTLLQNFLQYR
- the ASB5 gene encoding ankyrin repeat and SOCS box protein 5 isoform X2; its protein translation is MSWIYLNSGWLEVPWGDGDLGSWADRSPLHEAASQGRLLALRTLLSQGYNVNAVTIDHVTPLHEACLGDHVACARTLLQAGANVNAITIDGVTPLFNACSQGSPSCTELLLEYGAKPQQESCLPSPTHEAASKGHHECLEILISWGIDVDQDIPHLGTPLYVASMSQQFHCIRKLLYAGADVQKGKYWDTPLHAAAQQSCTEIVNLLLEFGADVNARNTELLRPVDVATSSSLVERLLLQHEATPSSLCQLCRLCIRNYIGRPRLHLIPQLQLPTLLQNFLQYR